ACTTGAGCCACAACATGTACTTAAAGATTAACTGCAACATCCAATTTAATCAAGGGAAAACAATCCTTTCCATTGCAATATTCATTAGATAAACGGAAATGGTGCATTTAAAAGGCCTATATTTGAACTCAAATGAGCCGCAATGCCGTTGAAAGACTGTACAGCTCTACCTTCTGATCTAGAGCAAGCCACTCATTGGTTGAATCATCAGCAACTGTACCTCCAATTACCACATTAGTAGTTTGCCCCACCCTTCCCTCTGCCTTTGACACTtctgaaaattcaaaaaaaaattaagttcaccaaattcctttttcaaataCAAATGAAACATAACAAAGATTAAGCATCTCACAAAATCCCCATTCATTCAAAATTTCTCACCGCATTTTATTTAACAACAAAATGATTAAACACAATAGGGCAAAACAAACGATTCGCTcaacaaagataaattttTCAATAGATTATTAATAAACACAAGAATATTGATTGAAAAGTGATTATGCGGAAAAAAGAAAACCTGAGATGGCCTTCAAAACGGCTTCCTGAGGAGGTCCTTGCTCGGAATCGTCGGCTGATGGAGATGAATCCGCTTTGTTCGAGCAATAACGCGAAAAGTGGTAGGTCTTGGAATTTGGTGCTGTTCGGCAACCGCAGCTTGGATTGGATGtagatattttcttaattgGCCTAAAACTGGAGAAATTGGTGTGAATGAAGGAGAGAGGCAGCCGAGGTTCGGTTAAGAAGACGGTTCGGAGAGCAATTCTGCACGCcatttttgatgatttttttgtgttctaGCTCAATCGGATTTTTTTGTTCGTTCTTTTGCTTttatagttgaatattttgctttttttattactccatcattttggattttggattgCTTAAATGTTAATTACAGTATTACCctgcataatttttttatataggagtatagaTTTTTAAGTATTTCAAATTCGTTTATCTTCAACTCATCAATATACTTTAATCCTAATTTTGgcatttttctcaattatcttataccaaaaaatttcatgtttctaaatttatcaatGTATATTGCGTACATGcatagaaaataataacataattgACTAAATGTGTTAAGTGACGTTGTTTAAATAGCCGAATGTTTTGTtcatgtgatattttttattggctAAAACA
The genomic region above belongs to Salvia hispanica cultivar TCC Black 2014 chromosome 3, UniMelb_Shisp_WGS_1.0, whole genome shotgun sequence and contains:
- the LOC125213834 gene encoding uncharacterized protein LOC125213834, whose translation is MACRIALRTVFLTEPRLPLSFIHTNFSSFRPIKKISTSNPSCGCRTAPNSKTYHFSRYCSNKADSSPSADDSEQGPPQEAVLKAISEVSKAEGRVGQTTNVVIGGTVADDSTNEWLALDQKVNSYPTVRGFTAIGTGGNDFVQAMVVAVESVLQMPIPEGQVKQKISSGGKYVSVNIGPVQVISSEQVQAVYNAMRQDDRMKYFL